In Heptranchias perlo isolate sHepPer1 chromosome 7, sHepPer1.hap1, whole genome shotgun sequence, a genomic segment contains:
- the atp5f1b gene encoding ATP synthase subunit beta, mitochondrial, protein MLGAFGRCSRGVLQALRPVVSPAQPVAGAPAALYSRRNYVAQANPSAKENVARGRIVAVIGAVVDVQFDEGLPPILNALEVAGRDSKLVLEVAQHLGESTVRTIAMDGTEGLVRGQKVLDTGAPIRIPVGPETLGRIMNVIGEPIDERGPITTKQFAEIHAEAPEFVEMSVEQEILVTGIKVVDLLAPYAKGGKIGLFGGAGVGKTVLIMELINNVAKAHGGYSVFAGVGERTREGNDLYHEMIESGVINLKDATSKVALVYGQMNEPPGARARVALTGLTVAEYFRDQEGQDVLLFIDNIFRFTQAGSEVSALLGRIPSAVGYQPTLATDMGTMQERITTTKKGSITSVQAIYVPADDLTDPAPATTFAHLDATTVLSRAIAELGIYPAVDPLDSTSRIMDPNIVGQEHYDVARGVQKILQDYKSLQDIIAILGMDELSEEDRLTVARARKIQRFLSQPFQVAEVFTGHLGKLVPLKETIKGFQMILRGEYDHLPEQSFYMVGPIEEAVAKAQKLAEEHS, encoded by the exons ATGTTGGGAGCATTTGGACGGTGCAGCAGGGGGGTGCTGCAGGCGCTCCGGCCTGTCGTCAGCCCCGCACAGCCGGTGGCGGGTGCTCCCGCTGCACTCTATTCAC GGCGAAACTATGTAGCTCAAGCAAATCCTTCTGCTAAGGAAAATGTGGCGAGAGGTCGTATTGTTGCAGTCATTGGTGCTGTTGTGGATGTCCAGTTTGATGAAGGGCTTCCTCCAATCTTGAATGCTCTGGAGGTGGCAGGTCGTGATAGCAAGCTTGTGCTGGAGGTTGCCCAACATCTTG GTGAGAGCACTGTACGTACAATTGCTATGGATGGTACTGAAGGGTTGGTACGTGGGCAGAAAGTTCTGGACACTGGTGCTCCTATCAGGATTCCTGTGGGGCCAGAAACTCTTGGTAGAATCATGAATGTCATTGGTGAGCCCATTGATGAGAGGGGACCAATCACCACCAAACA ATTTGCTGAAATTCATGCTGAAGCTCCTGAATTTGTGGAGATGAGTGTTGAGCAGGAGATCTTGGTGACTGGCATCAAAGTTGTAGATCTGTTGGCTCCCTATGCTAAGGGTGGCAAAATTG GTctctttggtggtgctggtgtcgGTAAGACTGTACTGATCATGGAACTTATTAACAATGTTGCCAAGGCCCATGGTGGCTACTCTGTGTTTGCTGGAGTAGGAGAGCGCACCCGTGAGGGCAATGATTTATACCATGAAATGATTGAGTCTGGTGTCATCAATCTGAAAGATGCAACCTCCAAG gtaGCACTGGTATATGGTCAGATGAATGAGCCACCTGGTGCTCGTGCTAGAGTGGCACTGACTGGATTAACTGTGGCTGAGTACTTCCGTGATCAGGAAGGCCAAGATGTGCTGCTGTTCATTGACAACATTTTTAGATTCACACAGGCTGGTTCAGAG GTATCTGCTCTGCTTGGGCGTATTCCCTCTGCAGTAGGTTATCAGCCAACCCTGGCCACTGACATGGGTACCATGCAAGAGCGAATCACCACCACAAAGAAAGGATCAATTACATCTGTGCAG GCTATCTATGTGCCAGCTGATGACTTGACTGACCCTGCACCTGCTACTACCTTTGCCCACTTGGATGCCACAACTGTACTGTCACGTGCAATTGCTGAATTGGGTATATACCCAGCTGTCGACCCGCTGGATTCTACTTCACGTATTATGGACCCCAACATTGTAGGACAGGAACACTATGATGTGGCTCGTGGTGTACAGAAGATCCTACAG GATTACAAGTCTTTGCAGGATATCATTGCCATCCTGGGTATGGATGAACTGTCAGAAGAAGACAGGCTGACTGTGGCACGTGCTCGTAAAATCCAGCGTTTCCTATCTCAGCCTTTCCAGGTTGCTGAGGTGTTCACTGGTCATCTTGGAAAGCTGGTGCCTCTCAAAGAGACCATCAAGGGATTTCAGATGATCCTTCGTG GTGAATATGACCACTTGCCTGAGCAATCCTTCTACATGGTTGGTCCTATTGAAGAAGCAGTTGCCAAGGCTCAGAAGTTGGCTGAAGAGCACTCTTAA